The Longimicrobiaceae bacterium genomic sequence AATCCGCTACCTCGCCGCGGCGTGGGAGCGGGTGGTTGTGCTTCCCTCCCGGATTGAAGGTGAAAACCGCTCCGTGCCCGCCGGGGTCGAGGTCGAGTCCAGACTGGCGGAGAGGCTCGCTCGCGCGCATCGCCCGGCCGAGGTGGCGGCGATGGTGCTCGATCCGGCGTTTCGCGCAGAAGTCACACGTCGTCCCACCGTGCTGGCGAGGACCGGCTACCTGCGCCGGCTGACCGGGCAGGTCGCGCTTGCGAGGAGCACCGGCCGCTGGATCGAGGAGCGCTTACTGCGCGGCCGGGACCCCGCCCGGACAGCCCTCTTCTACACCTACTGGATGAGCCAGGCCGCCTTCGGCCTCGCGCGCCTGAAGCGATCGGGCACGCGGCTCGTCTTCGTGACCCGCGCCCACGGCTACGACCTCTACGCCGAGCGCCACACCCCTCCCTACCTTCCGTTACAACGCGAGATAGTGGCGCGGGCGGACGCCGTCTTCACCATCTCCGAGCACGGCCGCTCCTATCTGGCGTGGAAGTATCCTGAACATGCCGGCCGAGTGGAGGTGTCCCGACTGGGCGTGCTCGATCCCGGCATGACCACCCCCGGATCCGTCGATGGACGCTGGCGCGTGCTCTCCTGCTCGGGGCTGTTGCCGGTAAAGCGGGTGGAGCTGCTGGTGCGCGGCCTGTCGGTGTTAGCCGCGCGCAACCCGGACCGGGTCATCCAGTGGGATCATCTCGGCGACGGGCCCCTTCGCGCGCGCATCGAGCAGGAGGCGCGGGAGCGGCTTCCGGACAACGTGGAATGGACCATCCATGGACACCTCCCGAACCCGGCGGTGATCGAGTACTATCGGACCCGGCCGGTCGACGTTCTCGTCAACGTGAGCGAGTCCGAGGGGATTCCCGTGTCGATGATGGAGGCACAGAGTTTCGGGGTGCCGGTGGTGGCCACCGCCGTCGGCGGCGTGCCGGAGATCGTGAACGCCGACAATGGCGCCCTGCTCCCTCCGGACGCGGATCCCGCGCAGATCGCCGACGCGATCGAGCTGGTCTGCCTCGAGTCCACGTCTGACGCCCGCATTCGTCGGGCGAGCCGGGAGAGCTGGCGCGAGCGGTACGATGC encodes the following:
- a CDS encoding glycosyltransferase; the protein is MSGTLFLFTYTYPYGTAETFLETEIRYLAAAWERVVVLPSRIEGENRSVPAGVEVESRLAERLARAHRPAEVAAMVLDPAFRAEVTRRPTVLARTGYLRRLTGQVALARSTGRWIEERLLRGRDPARTALFYTYWMSQAAFGLARLKRSGTRLVFVTRAHGYDLYAERHTPPYLPLQREIVARADAVFTISEHGRSYLAWKYPEHAGRVEVSRLGVLDPGMTTPGSVDGRWRVLSCSGLLPVKRVELLVRGLSVLAARNPDRVIQWDHLGDGPLRARIEQEARERLPDNVEWTIHGHLPNPAVIEYYRTRPVDVLVNVSESEGIPVSMMEAQSFGVPVVATAVGGVPEIVNADNGALLPPDADPAQIADAIELVCLESTSDARIRRASRESWRERYDA